One segment of Danio aesculapii chromosome 3, fDanAes4.1, whole genome shotgun sequence DNA contains the following:
- the LOC130220600 gene encoding heterogeneous nuclear ribonucleoprotein A0, which yields MFHFSSGASLIPVSSDHGIFVTNLNPHLTDSELRCYFQKFGTVTECVMRTDSSSGWPKGLGFVRYSSSGEATAAHDAGPHCVGGFQILLRKVITPKMMYGSQLNPLQHQSLQSDVCVN from the exons atgtttcatttttcttctggagcTAGTCTTATTCCTGTTAGTTCG GATCATGGGATTTTCGTTACGAATCTGAATCCACACTTGACCGACAGCGAGCTTCGCTGCTACTTTCAGAAATTTGGCACAGTTACAGAATGCGTT ATGAGGACAGACAGCTCTTCAGGATGGCCAAAGGGTTTGGGCTTTGTGAGATATTCGTCTTCTGGAGAAGCGACAGCAGCACATGACGCCGGACCGCACTGTGTCGGAGGATTTCAGATACTCCTCAGGAAGGTCATCACACCTAAA ATGATGTATGGCAGCCAGCTGAACCCTCTTCAGCACCAGTCCCTTCAGTCAGACGTGTGTGTGAACTAG
- the cenpx gene encoding centromere protein X has protein sequence MATAGNEVVFKKETVAKLLSRSFREDKTRVSSDAVVLVAEMLKVFVEEATRRAVKQASSEDCDTVTIEHFEKILPQLLLDF, from the exons ATGGCGACCGCGGGAAATGAAGTGGtgtttaaaaag gaaaCTGTTGCTAAACTGTTAAGTCGCTCCTTCAGAGAGGACAAAACCAGAG TCAGTAGTGATGCTGTCGTCCTTGTGGCGGAGATGTTGAAAGTGTTTGTTGAAG AAGCGACACGGCGAGCGGTCAAACAGGCCAGCAGCGAGGACTGTGACACAGTCACTATTGAGCACTTTGAAAAAATTCTGCCGCAGTTG CTTCTTGACTTTTAG